A window of the Rhea pennata isolate bPtePen1 chromosome 19, bPtePen1.pri, whole genome shotgun sequence genome harbors these coding sequences:
- the GALK1 gene encoding galactokinase produces MAAAAAAAARAYGAAFGGGAPGLAAWAPGRVNLIGEHTDYNGGFVLPMALQLGTVLVGSPTQDGVISILTTAEGADEPRMVRFPVPSHGSPLSPGQPRWANYVKGVIQHYRAGPLPGFNAVIASDVPLGGGLSSSASLEVATYTFLQQLCPDDGNLEAKALACQKAEHTFAGMPCGIMDQFISVMGKEGHALLIDCRSLETVLVPLTDASLAVLITNSNVRHTLTGSEYPSRRRQCEEAAAALGKASLRDATMAELEAAKDRLSEEIYRRARHVIGEIERTAQAAQALQARDYQTFGRLMVESHNSLRDDYEVSCPELDELVAVALEVDGVYGSRMTGGGFGGCTVTLLEARAAERAQEHIKEKYSGMATFYITRPSDGAKVQPL; encoded by the exons atggcggcggcggcggcggcggcggcgcgggcctaCGGGGCGGCCTTCGgcgggggggcgccgggccTGGCCGCCTGGGCCCCCGGCAGGGTCAACCTCATCGGCGAGCACACCGACTACAACGGCGGCTTCGTGCTGCCCATG GCCCTGCAGCTGGGGACCGTGCTGGTGGGGTCGCCCACGCAGGACGGCGTCATCTCCATCCTCACCACTGCGGAGGGGGCGGACGAGCCCAGGATGGTGCGGTTCCCGGTGCCGAGCCACGGCAGCCCCCTGAGCCCTGGCCAGCCTCGCTGGGCCAATTACGTCAAGGGGGTGATCCAGCACTACCGGG CTGGGCCCCTGCCAGGCTTCAACGCTGTGATAGCCAGCGACGTCCCCCTCGGCGGCGGCCTCTCCAGCTCGGCCTCTCTGGAAGTAGCCACGTACAccttcctccagcagctctgcccag ATGACGGCAATTTAGAGGCCAAGGCGCTGGCATGCCAGAAAGCTGAGCACACTTTTGCTGGCATGCCCTGCGGGATCATGGACCAGTTCATATCCGTGATGGGCAAGGAAGGCCACGCGCTGCTCATCGACTGCAG GTCCCTGGAGACCGTCCTGGTACCACTGACCGACGCCAGCTTGGCTGTCCTCATCACCAACTCCAACGTGCGGCACACGCTGACGGGAAGCGAGTACCCGAGCCGCCGGCGTCAGTGcgaggaggctgctgcagcgCTGGGCAAAGCCAGCCTCCGGGATGCCACTATGGCTGAGCTGGAAG CGGCCAAGGACCGGCTGAGCGAGGAGATTTACCGGCGAGCCAGGCACGTCATTGGGGAAATCGAGCGCACGGCCCAGGCAGCGCAAGCGCTCCAGGCCAGGGACTACCAGACGTTTGGGAGGCTGATGGTGGAGAGTCACAACTCCCTCAG GGATGACTACGAAGTCAGCTGCCCGGAGCTGGACGAGCTGGTAGCAGTGGCCCTGGAGGTCGATGGGGTTTACGGCAGCAGGATGACAGGGGGAGGCTTCGGCGGCTGCACCGTGACTCTGCTGGAGGCCAGGGCTGCAGAGAGGGCCCAGGAGCACATCAAG GAAAAATACAGTGGTATGGCAACCTTCTACATCACCAGACCTTCTGATGGGGCAAAGGTGCAGCCCCTGTAG
- the LOC134149201 gene encoding uncharacterized protein LOC134149201 — protein MSLKKVCVVYETVPCRALGLVLRYVGGRVLVTEVLPESQAELDEVVLAGDVLDEINGRSLRNACGGQAGAALQKLKGQPLSLRLLRWRWHDGGVFAPLLPYLKVLKEKDPGFQLQHGPRRAARRDPRRLQGGRLLYKLRYLGRTGVGKAGGKEVLEQGIPAVLRRRLPAREVLFDVKETEVLIQEKTSSKVLFRYAYPEISCVGRRLGSSNLFAFCIAVSPESPEGSTFDCLVFESNSEQECEEIIKRIAAGFKHTEWFV, from the exons atgtctttaaaaaaa GTGTGCGTCGTGTACGAGACGGTCCCGTGCCGGGCGCTGGGGCTGGTGCTCAG GTACGTGGGCGGACGCGTCCTTGTCACCGAGGTGCTGCCCGAGAGCCAGGCGGAGCTGGACGAGGTGGTGCTGGCCGGCGACGTCCTCGACGAGATCAACGGCCGCTCGCTGAGGAACGCGTGCGGCGGGCAG GCTGGCGCAGCGCTGCAGAAGCTGAAGGGCCAGCCGCTGAGCTTGCGCCTGCTGCGGTGGCGGTGGCACGACGGAGGGGTCTTCGCGCCCCTGCTGCCCTACCTGAAGgtgctgaaggagaaagatCCCGGCTTCCAGCTCCAGCACGGcccccggcgcgcggcgcggcgggaccCGCGGCGGCTGCAGGGCGGCAG GCTGCTCTATAAGCTGCGGTACCTGGGCCGGACCGGCGTCGGGAAG GCCGGTGGCAaggaggtgctggagcagggcatCCCCGCCGTGCTGCGGAGGAGGTTGCCAGCACGG GAGGTTTTGTTTGATGTGAAGGAAACAGAAGTTCTCATACAGGAGAAGACTTCTTCCAAG GTCCTGTTCCGCTACGCGTATCCAGAGATCTCCTGCGTGGGACGCCGCCTGGGCAGCAGCAATTTATTTGCCTTCTGCATTGC CGTTTCCCCGGAGAGCCCTGAAGGGAGCACATTTGACTGTCTAGTGTTTGAATCGAATTCTGAGCAAGAATGTGAAGAAATTATCAAGAGAATTG ctgcaggattTAAACACACTGAATGGTTTGTCTGA